The following proteins are co-located in the Sphingobacteriaceae bacterium genome:
- a CDS encoding SpoIIE family protein phosphatase has translation MNKIRNYFLKDLLAKSNDPFEIANTLLLFRLVIFFIVCFSLPILSDYILGYYKAMVLHVLALLAMCTFPFILKKQQNTNRSVNTFFIVASVISTLTYMVFANNSVDAINMGWLSFFVLLSIILQKGWVRILFCFFINWIPIIYLVINHQLNGALNVPFLLEETASDPPIVLALIPLMLIVYSVWDKTNTIEKAQQTISYQKKIIDEKNKDIIDSIQYAKRLQEALLPSTSDIENALTDHFIFYLPKDIVAGDFYWFEKNQDFAFIAAADCTGHGVPGAMMSVLCSGALSRSIKEFKLSETHEILNKTSELVREAFVKNKGDVKDGMDISILRLNHKTKQIQWSGANNSLWYINKGELKEIKADKQHIGYNEKQLTFSNHNFHLPDNSMLYLFTDGMADQFGGEKGKKYKYKKLQQTLLDIHTLPCQQQNQKLKEEFNRWKGNHEQVDDVCIIGIKTA, from the coding sequence ATGAATAAAATACGGAATTATTTTCTAAAAGATTTACTCGCAAAATCAAATGATCCTTTTGAAATAGCAAATACTTTGCTTTTATTTCGGCTGGTCATTTTTTTTATTGTTTGTTTTTCGCTTCCAATATTATCAGATTACATATTAGGCTATTACAAAGCCATGGTTCTTCATGTTTTGGCCTTATTGGCCATGTGTACTTTTCCTTTTATTCTTAAAAAACAGCAAAATACAAACCGGTCTGTTAATACTTTTTTTATTGTTGCATCCGTAATTTCCACGCTTACCTATATGGTGTTTGCCAACAATTCGGTAGATGCCATTAATATGGGTTGGCTTAGCTTTTTTGTTTTACTAAGCATAATTCTACAAAAAGGCTGGGTTCGCATTTTATTTTGTTTTTTCATCAATTGGATTCCGATTATTTATTTGGTTATTAATCACCAATTAAATGGCGCTCTTAATGTTCCATTTTTACTAGAAGAAACAGCTTCAGATCCTCCTATAGTTTTAGCACTTATTCCCTTAATGCTTATCGTTTATAGTGTGTGGGACAAAACAAATACTATTGAAAAAGCCCAACAAACTATCAGTTACCAAAAAAAAATAATTGATGAGAAGAATAAAGATATTATTGACAGTATACAATATGCTAAACGATTGCAAGAAGCACTTTTGCCGTCAACGTCTGACATTGAAAATGCATTAACCGATCATTTTATATTTTATTTGCCTAAAGATATTGTGGCCGGAGATTTTTACTGGTTTGAAAAAAATCAAGACTTTGCCTTCATTGCTGCAGCAGATTGTACCGGACATGGAGTGCCCGGTGCCATGATGTCGGTTTTATGTTCCGGAGCCCTATCCCGTTCCATTAAAGAGTTTAAGCTTTCAGAAACACATGAAATTTTAAATAAAACAAGCGAATTGGTTCGTGAAGCTTTTGTAAAAAATAAAGGGGACGTGAAAGATGGCATGGATATTTCTATACTTAGATTGAATCATAAAACAAAACAAATACAATGGAGCGGTGCAAATAATTCTCTTTGGTATATCAACAAAGGAGAATTAAAAGAAATCAAAGCCGATAAACAACACATAGGATACAACGAAAAACAATTGACATTCTCCAATCATAATTTTCATTTACCCGATAATTCCATGCTCTATTTATTTACCGATGGAATGGCTGATCAGTTTGGAGGAGAAAAAGGTAAAAAATATAAATACAAAAAATTGCAACAAACCTTATTAGACATTCATACCTTACCTTGTCAACAACAAAATCAAAAATTAAAAGAAGAATTCAACCGATGGAAAGGGAATCATGAGCAAGTAGACGATGTGTGTATCATAGGAATTAAAACAGCATGA
- a CDS encoding SOS response-associated peptidase, with translation MCYDVTSGLKALIKYAKHRRDDPAYIAALEKKLETWIKELPSHHYVSGFAHPKLMVFTNEKPDEPQAFYWGLIPAWVKDIQTAKTISNQTLNAKCETIFEKPSFRNAAKNKRCLIYLDGFFEHHHQGSKTFPFYIQSVIDEPLAIAGLWEEWVNKETGEIVNTTAIVTTRANGFMNKIHNNPKLEMPRMPVILDKEKQDEWLKPCISDDDKLKLLNLCVPYADANLKYHSVSKLKGKNAVGDNENALKEYSYEDLFPF, from the coding sequence AAAGCACTCATTAAATATGCCAAACACCGTAGAGATGATCCTGCATATATCGCCGCTCTTGAAAAAAAATTAGAAACCTGGATAAAAGAACTGCCTTCGCATCATTACGTAAGTGGATTTGCTCACCCCAAATTAATGGTTTTCACCAACGAAAAACCGGATGAGCCGCAAGCTTTTTATTGGGGGTTAATTCCAGCCTGGGTTAAAGATATTCAAACAGCTAAAACCATCTCCAACCAAACTTTAAATGCAAAATGTGAAACTATTTTTGAAAAACCATCCTTCAGAAATGCTGCAAAAAATAAAAGATGTTTAATTTATTTGGACGGTTTTTTTGAACATCATCATCAAGGCTCAAAAACTTTTCCATTTTATATTCAATCTGTAATTGACGAACCCTTGGCCATCGCAGGTTTGTGGGAAGAATGGGTGAATAAAGAAACCGGCGAAATTGTTAATACCACCGCTATAGTCACCACCCGGGCAAATGGATTCATGAATAAAATTCACAATAATCCAAAATTGGAAATGCCCCGCATGCCCGTTATTTTAGATAAGGAAAAACAAGATGAATGGTTAAAGCCTTGCATATCTGATGATGACAAATTAAAATTATTGAATCTTTGTGTCCCGTACGCCGATGCAAATTTGAAATACCACAGTGTATCAAAATTAAAAGGCAAAAATGCAGTAGGTGATAACGAAAATGCACTAAAAGAATATAGCTATGAAGATTTATTCCCCTTTTAA